In the Aquimarina spinulae genome, GACAATGGCACAACAACTTACTCATCATACAGTAAATGGATGTCCCGTTAATTCTGGGGATCTTATGGGTAGTGGAACATTATCTGGACCAACACCAGATTCGTATGGGTCAATGTTAGAATTAAGCTGGCGTGGAGAAAAACCTCTACAACTTAATGAAGGAGGTAGTCGTAAATTTATTGATGATAATGATACCGTGATTATGAGAGGGTATTGCGAAAAAGGCGGAGTTCGAATTGGATTTGGCGAAGTCTCTACTAAACTACTTCCTGTGTTTAAAAAATAAAGAAGTTACAACCATTATATAACCTCGGAAAAATAGTTTTCGAGGTTTTTTTATTATCTTTTGGCATCAAAGTTGTTTTCAATACCCAAATCAAAATATTATTGATATGAAAAAACTACTACTCCTACTACTTACAACTACAATTATTTTTTCATGTAGCAGTGTTAAAAAAACCGAAAAGGCACTTAACACCGGAAATTATGATCAAGCTATAAATATTGCTTTAAACAAGCTTAGGACAAACAAAGGAAAAAAAGGAAAACAACCTATTATCCTTATGCTGGAACAAGCATATGCAAAAGCTCTAGATCGAGACAATAATGCCATTGCATATCTAGAAAAAGAAGGAAATCCTGCAAACCTTGAACGTATTTATAATACATACTTATCCCTAAAGAATAGACAAGAACGTATAAAACCATTGTTACCACTATATCTTGTTGAAGAAGGTCGTAACGCTAACTTTATACTACACAACTATGATCAAAAGATTATAAATACAAAAGATAAACTTTCTCAATACTTATTTAATAATGCCAAAACTTTATTGACATCTGCCAAAAGAAAAGCAGATTATAGAGCGGTATACGAAGATTTGAACTACCTAGACAAAATTACTCCCAACTACAAAAATACGCGAGAAATGATTGATGAAGCTCATCAAAAAGGGACTGATTTTGTAAAAGTAACCATGAAGAATAGAACCAATGTTATTATTCCTAAGAGATTAGAAAGCGACTTACTTAATTTTGGCACATATGGCCTTAATGATCTATGGACAGTATATCACAGCCAACCTCAAAAGTCTATCCCATATGATTATGCTATGGAAGTAGAATTAAGAGAAATTAATATATCTCCAGAACAAGTTAAGGAGCGTCAATTACAAAAAGAAAAGTTGATTAAAGATGGTTGGGAATATCTACTGGATGAAAATGATGAAATCGTGGTTGATGATAAAGGTGAAAAAGTGAAAGTAGACAGAATGGTAAAAGTACATTGTGAGTATTATGAATTTACCCAGTTTAAAGCTACGAATGTAGTAGGTAATGTTCAATACCGAGACTTAAGAACAAGACAACTCCTAGATGCTTTTCCTATTGCAAGTGAATACGTTTTTCAGCATATTTATGCAAACTACAATGGTGATAAACGAGCTTTGGAAAGTGGTTTATTAGGATATTTGGGTGTAAAATCTGTGCCATTTCCTTCTAATGAGCAAATGGTGTATGATTCTGGAGAAGATTTAAAAAATAAATTAAAGAATATTATTACTAATTATCGTTTTAAATAATACATTACACTATAATTATTCGGTACTATATAATAGAGAATTATAAGTATGATCGATCACGCAAGTTTACTTAATTCGGGGGCGGTACTAAAAAAATATAAACGGGGAGAGTTTCTTTTTAGAGAAGGTTCTATTGCCCGTTATTATTATCAAGTACACCAGGGAGAGATTAAAATGAATAATTATAACCAAGAAGGGAAAGAATACATACAAGGTATTTTTACCAAAGAAAAAAGTTTTGGTGAGCCTCCTTTATTTGCAGATTTTAAATACCCTGCCAACGCAGAAGCTATTATAGATTCTGAGGTCTGGCAATTACCAAAAGAAAAATTCTTAAAGCTTTTAGAAGAAAATCCTGGTATTCATCATAAATTCACCAGTACACTAGCCTTACGGTTATATTACAAAGCAATCATGGTCTCTGAAATATCTACTCAAGAACCAGAACACCGTATCCTTAGAATTCTTGATTACTTCAAAAAAAATAGCGACTCAAACACAATAGAATCAGATGCATACAAAGTAGAACTAACCAGGCAACAACTCGCCGATCTAACTGGATTACGTGTAGAAACCGTTATACGAAGCATTAAAAAACTAGAGCAAAAAGGAGAACTCTTTATTAAAGACAGGAAAGTATATCGGTAATACTTATTGTTTATTGATAAAGACAAAAAACAGGATAGCTTCATATTTGTCACCAAGTTTTTCGCGCAACAGGGAAAAAGATCTAGTTATTTGAGCTTCTACTGTTTTTATGGATACATTTAAATACTCTGCTATTTCGGCATTTGTCAATCCTTCTTTTTTACTTAACTCAAAAACTTGCCTACATTTTGGAGGTAGACTTTGTATTTCTTTATTTACTATTTCTATCATAACCTCCAAAACAGAATCATCACTACCCTCTGCTACCTCATACAATGACTCAATATATTTGTATTGAAGTACCATTGTTGATTTATTTTTTTGATATGTATTTATAAACTCATTATAAATCGACTTAAACAGAAAACTTTTGATAGAATAATTACTATTTAGTTTTTCTCGAAATCGCCATGTTTTCAAAAATACATTTTGTACTATGTCTTGCGCCATTACATGATTATTAGCTAAGGATAAAGCATAAGCATGTAACCTCCTATGATATTTTTCTAACAAAAACATATAAGCTTTTTCCTCTCCTTTTTTAAGAGCCTGTGTTAAAACGTAATCATCTTTAAACTTCACTTAAAAAAAATTAACAATTCAATTTAATACCCAAAAAATTACGAATTTTCCAAAAAAACAATTAAAAAGTAAGGGTATTTGTATTCCGTCTTGTATTATTATATAAAGTTACTAAATATATGATTTCTCCTGAAATAGAAAAACTTCTCATAAAATTCTTTAATCAGTCTACAACCAATGAAGACCTTGATCTACTGAATGATTGGATCAAAAACTCCAAAAACCAATCTATTTTCAAAGATTATGTCAAAGCGCACTATGCAATCACACTTGGTATGAACAACCCATCTCTAGACAAAACAAAAGAACTTTTACTAAAGGAAATAAAGAAAGAAAAAAACCGCTTTCACAAACCTCAATTTAGAGTATTCTATAAATATGCCGCTATTGCTATATTATGTTTAGGAATAGGTTATCTACTGCAAAAAGGTAGTTTAAATACTAAAGAAGAAACAATCACTCCAGAAGAAAGAACAATTACCTTAAAATTAGAGAATGGAGACACCCAAATAATCTCAGAAGACGGTGACATCAATATTATCGATGTTTCTGGTACTGTAATCATGCAACAACAAGGCACACAATTAGTGTATAACAAAAATATTTCTACTGAGAAACTTAAATACAACACCTTAACTATTCCATACGGAAAACGATTCGACATTATTTTATCTGATGGAACTCATGTTTTTTTAAATTCAGGAAGCTCAATTAAATATCCAATAAAATTCATTCCAGGAAATCCCCGTAAAGTTTTTCTAGAAGGTGAAGCTTTTTTTGATGTTACCAAAGATGAAAAACATCCATTTTTAATAGAAGCTCAATCACTCGATGTAAAAGTACTTGGAACCAAATTTAATGTAACGACATATCCTGGCGATAATGAAACAGAGGTTGTACTGGTTGAAGGATCTGTGAGCTTAAGCACTTCAGAAAATAAATCAGATAGTGAAAAGGATGTTATTCTAAAACCCGGATTTAAAGGAACATTTCATAACGTAGAACAAACAATCTCTACTCAAAATGTAAACACTTCTATATACACTTCTTGGGTAGAAGGTATTATTGTATTCAGAAATATTCCTTTTGAGGATATCATTAAAAAACTAGAGCGTCAATACAATGTTACCATAATTAACAATAATAGAGATTTGGCAAAAGAGACTTTTAACGCGAGTTTCGAAATCGACAGAGAAACAATTGATGAAGTTTTACATTATTTTAATAAAGTTCACCAAATTAAATACAAAATCATAAACAATAAAGTAATTATAGAATAATAAATCAAATACATATGAAAAAAGTGAACTAAACAACCAAAAGATTTTACTCACTTCAATTCAATTAAAAAAATCGGAAAATGCTGGCACACTTTCCGATTGAATAAAGTGATTTAACATCAATACGTAAACCACAAATAAACATTTTAAAATTATGAAAAAAATATTGAAATCCGAGGATAGACCTCGAGGGATATTAAAGCTTACTATAAAAATGAAAATATCTTTACTTTTTATATTTCCTACACTATTTACCATACAGGCAAATAGTTATTCCCAGAACACCAAGTTGTCGTTAGATATGAAAGATGTAACTGTAATACAAGTAATTGATGAAATTGAATCTCAAACCGAGTTTAAGTTTGTTTTTAACACAAAAGCTGTTGACTTAGATCGAAGAGTAACCATAAAACTTAAGAAGAAAAAAGTTAAAGAAATTTTGAATACGCTTTTTTCAAATTCTCAAACCGCTTTTGAGATAGACAATCGTAAGATTTTATTGAAAAAAAACTTAAATAAAACTCACTCATCACAAAATGATGAAATAGATAACAAAGAAAAGCAGGAAATAGAAATCAATGGGCAGGTTTTTGACTATCAAAATGCCCCTTTACCTGGTGCCAGCATAGTAGAGAAAGGCACTACAAGTGGTACTACAACCGATTTTAATGGTAATTTTTCTATCACCGTTTCGAATATCAATGCCGTTTTAGTGATTTCATATCTTGGATTTGAATCCAAAGAGGTAAATATCACTTCACCCACAGAAGAATTAAAAATCATTTTAAAAGAAGGCGGATTTGCTTTAGAAGATATTGTGGTTACAGCAAGAAAAAGAGTAGAAAATGTTCAAG is a window encoding:
- a CDS encoding RNA polymerase sigma factor → MKFKDDYVLTQALKKGEEKAYMFLLEKYHRRLHAYALSLANNHVMAQDIVQNVFLKTWRFREKLNSNYSIKSFLFKSIYNEFINTYQKNKSTMVLQYKYIESLYEVAEGSDDSVLEVMIEIVNKEIQSLPPKCRQVFELSKKEGLTNAEIAEYLNVSIKTVEAQITRSFSLLREKLGDKYEAILFFVFINKQ
- a CDS encoding Crp/Fnr family transcriptional regulator encodes the protein MIDHASLLNSGAVLKKYKRGEFLFREGSIARYYYQVHQGEIKMNNYNQEGKEYIQGIFTKEKSFGEPPLFADFKYPANAEAIIDSEVWQLPKEKFLKLLEENPGIHHKFTSTLALRLYYKAIMVSEISTQEPEHRILRILDYFKKNSDSNTIESDAYKVELTRQQLADLTGLRVETVIRSIKKLEQKGELFIKDRKVYR
- a CDS encoding FecR family protein: MISPEIEKLLIKFFNQSTTNEDLDLLNDWIKNSKNQSIFKDYVKAHYAITLGMNNPSLDKTKELLLKEIKKEKNRFHKPQFRVFYKYAAIAILCLGIGYLLQKGSLNTKEETITPEERTITLKLENGDTQIISEDGDINIIDVSGTVIMQQQGTQLVYNKNISTEKLKYNTLTIPYGKRFDIILSDGTHVFLNSGSSIKYPIKFIPGNPRKVFLEGEAFFDVTKDEKHPFLIEAQSLDVKVLGTKFNVTTYPGDNETEVVLVEGSVSLSTSENKSDSEKDVILKPGFKGTFHNVEQTISTQNVNTSIYTSWVEGIIVFRNIPFEDIIKKLERQYNVTIINNNRDLAKETFNASFEIDRETIDEVLHYFNKVHQIKYKIINNKVIIE